The proteins below come from a single Maylandia zebra isolate NMK-2024a linkage group LG23, Mzebra_GT3a, whole genome shotgun sequence genomic window:
- the myo7ba gene encoding unconventional myosin-VIIb — translation MLHLSKGDFVWVDTGTGVPIGAEVKVTDTGQIQLLDDEGKEHKLKKLNEKSIRPMHPTSVNGVDDMIRLGDLNEAGLLRNLLVRHKEGIIYTYTGSILVAVNPYQLLPIYTIEHVHMYTDRRLGEMPPHVFSIADSCFFNMRRNRKNQCCVISGESGAGKTESTKLMLQFLAAVSGQRSWIEQQVLEANPILEAFGNAKTIRNDNSSRFGKYIDISFTKGGAIEGARIEQYLLEKSRVCRQAPDERNYHIFYYMLMGMSAEKKKILSLGNAAEYKYLTMGNCTSCEGRDDVKEYAHFQSALKILTFTENDLWEISKLLAAILHLGNVDFEATIVDNLEACNVHTSTNFKMASELLEVDPKALGKGLTQRSFQTAREHVTKCLTSAQAMDGRDAFVKGIYGRLFIWIVEKINSAIYKPPDEENEAKQSIGLLDIFGFENFSKNSFEQLCINFANEQLQQFFVKHIFKLEQEEYARENIVWKHIDYQDNQQTLDVLASKSMNLLSLIDEESNFPKATDATLLQKMNQYHEKSGIYLPPKNNYETQFGIEHFAGKVFYDSQGFLEKNRDTLSSDLIKMLEKSTNKLLKQVFRNDLKSTSGSIKIVNAKMTITSAKGNTGQQVPDGKKRVPTLSGQFRQSLDSLMKTLTACQPYFIRCIKPNDFKKPMLFDRELCMRQLRYSGMMETIRIRKAGYPVRYTFDEFLTRYRVLLRTSICDPNTESEEKCCESICENLLTGEGDWKTGKTKIFLKDHHDTMLEVERIKQLNVKALLIQKVLRGYKYRKEFLRKRSAAIVIQKYWRGHKGRKLYKVVQLGFARLQAQVRSRQLHFQYKKRRQATLVLQTHVRGHLARKEWKRKRKAVILLQAHTRGILAKKALEKMKRDMYLSAKEKEEEQRLILEKQRRLEEVLRQKREMEAKRQSDQEMVDDMFDFLTLMPNTVGGQEGQAPMGYENFGGKRIIEEIDIDEIQMEEDLPNEDYDDLDEYSFAKFASMYFQGAATHTHIRQRLHQPLLYHEDEDDVLASLTVWWIILRFMGDLPEPKKRAQVRVPSSQDRFMPQELMSRKDRRLSNMVGLDQRVLRNRKETEASTVPEPPGQNKRGSIFIDILTRTRKASAVPNQTPQNQKVYTVPDASARGRKGSTFTDLLSKNRKVSNVQENGIPKSGLNFRKTSIIMEESDDQTEVSKPATLQTVKEDPEVLTGESDTLDRPLTSLEKLHYIVGYAIVRPDLRDEIYCQICKQLHDNNNRTGFFRGWILLSLCLGVFPPSERFIKYLQSFIRLAPSGYSSYCADRLRRTVMNGTREEPPSYLELQATKTKKPIVVTVMLMDNRSINLPVDSASTSKEICQLISNKINLKDSFGFSIYVALYAKVWALGSGREHVMDAISRCEQDTKRRGGQEQHAPWRLIFRKEIFTPWHNCSDDKLSTDLIYKQIIHGLKSGEYQCQKEDDYVDLAAKHLYIQHGSDSRPENVKDVVQDCISNSLLENKTESNWVQMVSTAYAQGSYVSSKQKTDSLKAEIVDYARQKWPIFFSRFFEVAKLSGPPLPKSKFIVAINWTGITFLDEREKRLAELSFPEVMAVNAVRNVKKSGQAVSLMTLKGDFTLSGPSAADMAELITMFVSGLTERSQYAVALKEVEKQEDATFLSFKKGELIMLIKDNDFSQDHGWVKGQNDRTKQTGAVPIDAITILPTLSKPTNEVMNLINLSPNQRKDIIQATMKETGTVGRIAPYSLKDFSVEYFRQPIKDVNRQVIARNAAPERLWVHSREPIRQPLLKKLGGHPEFTHKACLAFTAILKYMGDYPTKQQQNPLELTDQIFSPATKHDALRDEIYCQIMKQMTNNNNRLSMEHGWQLMWLSCGLFPPSQPLLKHAQRFLESRRREPLASDCLQRMQSSLRMEPRKLPPHHVELDAIQQNSTQIRHKIHFPNDTDEIFEVATNTRIKDLILNISRKLELSSADGFSIFVKTNDKFLSLNETDYFFDSLRQITDWSKSVKRIDGGLVNYTVFFMRKLWFNVIPGRDTKADLIFHFPQELPKYLRGYHVCTKEEMLKIAALLFCIKVNNDKNQLVMIPKLLKELVPTDQLKAMSENEWKKNITASFNKQTGMTADEAKVAFLKAVHRWPTFGCAFFDVKQTSEQKFPDIVRIAISKQGLTIIHPKTKETLATHPFNRIANWSSGSTYFHMTIGNLVNGSKFLCETSLGYKMDDLISSYVNMYLSDRKTVQTRNRRFDI, via the exons ATCAGGCTGGGTGACCTGAACGAGGCCGGACTGCTCAGGAACCTCCTGGTACGACACAAGGAAGGAATCATCTAT ACATACACGGGCTCCATTCTGGTCGCAGTGAACCCTTACCAGCTGCTGCCCATCTACACTATTGAGCATGTGCACATGTACACAGACCGGCGGCTGGGTGAAATGCCGCCCCATGTCTTCTCCATCGCAGACAGCTGCTTTTTCAACATGCGCCGCAACCGAAAGAACCAGTGCTGTGTCATCAG CGGAGAGTCGGGAGCTGGGAAAACCGAGAGCACCAAGCTGATGCTGCAGTTTCTGGCTGCAGTGAGCGGTCAGCGCTCCTGGATTGAGCAGCAGGTCCTAGAAGCAAATCCCATCTTAGAGG CCTTCGGTAACGCCAAAACCATTCGAAATGACAACTCCAGTCGATTTGGGAAGTACATCGACATCAGCTTCACCAAGGGCGGGGCTATTGAAGGTGCCCGCATTGAGCAGTACCTGCTGGAGAAGTCCAGGGTGTGTCGTCAG GCACCAGACGAAAGAAACTACCACATCTTTTACTACATGCTGATGGGCATGTCGgcagaaaagaagaagattCTTTCCCTTGGAAACGCCGCTGAGTACAAGTATCTGACCATG GGTAACTGCACCAGCTGTGAGGGCCGTGACGACGTGAAGGAGTACGCTCACTTCCAGTCAGCTCTGAAGATTCTCACATTCACAGAAAATGACTTGTGGGAAATTTCCAAACTGCTCGCAGCCATTCTTCACCTGGGCAATGTGGACTTTGAGG CCACCATCGTAGATAATCTGGAAGCCTGCAACGTCCACACGTCGACCAATTTCAAAATGGCGAGCGAGCTCTTGGAG GTGGATCCCAAAGCACTGGGGAAAGGTCTGACTCAGCGCTCCTTCCAGACTGCCAGGGAACACGTGACCAAATGTCTGACCTCTGCTCAAGCCATGGACGGCAGGGACGCATTTGTCAAA GGTATATACGGAAGACTTTTCATTTGGATTGTGGAGAAAATCAACAGTGCCATTTACAAGCCGCCTGATGAGGAGAACGAGGCCAAACAATCCATCGGCCTTCTGGACATCTTTGGTTTTGAGAACTTTAGTAAAAACAG CTTTGAGCAGCTGTGCATCAACTTCGCCAATGAGCAGCTGCAGCAGTTCTTCGTCAAGCACATCTTCAAGCTTGAGCAGGAAGAGTACGCCCGTGAAAACATTGTTTGGAAGCACATTGACTACCAAGATAACCAGCAAACCCTGGACGTACTGGCCAGCAAATCCATGAACTTGCTGTCGCTTATTGACGAGGAAAGCAATTTCCCCAAG GCCACAGATGCCACCCTGCTCCAAAAGATGAACCAGTATCACGAGAAAAGTGGCATCTATCTTCCCCCAAAGAACAACTACGAAACACAGTTTGGAATCGAGCATTTTGCTGGAAAGGTCTTCTATGACTCACAAG gtTTTCTTGAAAAAAACCGTGACACCCTGAGCTCAGACCTCATTAAGATGTTGGAAAAGTCCACCAACAAACTCCTGAAACAGGTGTTTCGTAATGACCTCAAATCCACCTCCGGTAGCATCAAGATTGTCAACGCCAAAATGACCATAACATCAGCCAAGGGAAACACCGGG CAACAAGTACCAGATGGCAAGAAGCGTGTGCCAACACTGAGCGGTCAGTTCCGCCAGTCCCTGGATTCCCTGATGAAAACGTTGACTGCATGCCAGCCGTATTTCATCCGCTGCATCAAACCCAATGACTTCAAGAAGCCCATG CTGTTtgacagagagctgtgcatgcgGCAGCTCCGTTACTCCGGTATGATGGAGACCATCAGGATCCGGAAAGCTGGGTATCCTGTACGCTACACATTTGATGAGTTTCTAACTCGATATCGTGTCCTTCTGAGAACTTCCATCTGTGATCCAAATACC GAAAGCGAAGAGAAATGCTGTGAAAGTATTTGTGAAAACCTGCTTACCGGAGAAGGTGACTGGAAGACTGGAAAGACAAAGATATTCCTAAAG gACCATCATGACACAATGCTTGAAGTAGAGCGAATAAAACAACTAAATGTGAAAGCCCTTTTGATCCAGAAAGTCCTGAGAGGCTACAAATACAG GAAAGAATTCCTGAGGAAAAGGTCAGCCGCGATCGTGATTCAGAAATACTGGCGAGGACACAAAGGCAGGAAGCTGTACAAAGTG GTGCAGCTGGGCTTTGCAAGGCTGCAAGCACAGGTTCGCTCTCGCCAGCTCCACTTCCAATATAAAAAGAGAAGGCAGGCGACCCTCGTGCTACAGACCCATGTTCGAGGACACCTGGCCAGGAAGGAATGGAAGCGCAAGAGGAAGGCTGTAATCCTGCTACAGGCACACACCAGGGGCATACTGGCGAAAAAAGCTCTCGAAAAGATGAAGAGAGAC ATGTACCTCTCTgctaaagagaaagaagaggaacaGCGGCTCATTCTGGAGAAACAGAGGCGCTTGGAGGAGGTGTTGAGACagaagagagagatggaggccAAGCGGCAGTCAGACCAGGAGATGGTGGATGACATGTTTGACTTCCTTACTTTAATGCCCAACACTGTAGGAGGGCAGGAGGGGCAGGCACCCATGGGATATGAG AATTTTGGTGGGAAACGGATAATTGAAGAGATAGACATTGACGAAATCCAGATGGAGGAGGATCTTCCCAACGaagactatgatgacctggatgagtACTCCTTCGCCAAGTTTGCCTCCATGTACTTCCAGGGTGCAGCCACCCACACCCATATCCGACAGAGGcttcatcagcccctgctctacCATGAGGATGAAGATGATGTTCTG GCTTCGCTCACAGTGTGGTGGATCATCCTGAGGTTTATGGGAGACCTCCCTGAGCCAAAGAAACGGGCCCAGGTTAGGGTACCCTCCTCACAGGATCGCTTTATGCCACAGGAGCTGATGTCCAGAAAGGACAGACGTCTCAGCAACATGGTGGGCCTGGATCAG agGGTGCTGAGaaatagaaaagaaacagaagctTCTACAGTCCCTGAGCCACCAGGACAAAACAAAAGGGGCTCCATCTTTATAGACATCCTGACAAGAACCAGGAAGGCTTCTGCTGTGCCCAACCAGACCCCTCAAAACCAGAAGGTGTACACTGTACCAGATGCAAGCGCTCGAGGACGAAAGGGCTCCACATTCACTGACCTACTgtccaaaaacagaaaagtatCAAATGTTCAAGAAAATGGAATCCCCAAATCTGGTTTAAACTTCAGAAAAACCTCGATCATCATGGAGGAG TCAGATGATCAGACGGAAGTTTCCAAGCCTGCCACTCTGCAGACTGTGAAGGAGGATCCCGAAGTCTTGACTGGAGAGTCGGACACACTGGACAGACCCCTGACTTCTCTGGAAAAGCTTCACTACATCGTTGGATACGCCATCGTCAGGCCTGACCTCAG AGATGAGATTTACTGTCAGATCTGCAAACAGCTTCATGACAACAACAATCGTACGGGCTTCTTCCGTGGTTGGATCCTGCTGTCGCTTTGTTTGGGCGTTTTTCCTCCCAGCGAGCGATTTATAAAG TACCTCCAAAGTTTCATCCGCTTGGCTCCGAGCGGCTACTCGTCCTACTGCGCTGACAGGCTGCGGCGCACCGTGATGAACGGCACACGAGAGGAGCCTCCCTCCTATCTGGAGCTGCAG GCCACCAAGACAAAAAAGCCCATAGTTGTGACTGTGATGCTTATGGACAACCGCTCCATTAACCTCCCCGTCGACTCAGCATCTACGTCTAAAGAGATCTGCCAGCTTATCTCCAACAAAATCAACCTCAAAGACAGCTTTGGCTTTTCCATCTACGTCGCCTTGTATGCAAAG GTGTGGGCTCTGGGCAGCGGCCGGGAGCACGTGATGGACGCCATCTCCCGGTGTGAGCAGGACACAAAGAGGAGGGGAGGCCAGGAGCAGCACGCCCCCTGGCGTCTCATCTTCCGTAAAGAGATCTTCACCCCCTGGCATAACTGCAGTGACGACAAGCTCAGCACAGACCTCATCTACAAGCAGATCATCCATGGCTTGAAGTCTGGAGAGTACCAGTGTCAAAAG GAGGACGACTATGTCGACCTTGCTGCAAAACATTTGTACATCCAACACGGATCGGACAGCCGCCCAGAAAACGTGAAGGATGTTGTGCAGGACTGCATCAGTAACTCTCTGCTGGAGAACAAGACAGAGAGTAACTGGGTGCAGATGGTCAGCACTGCCTATGCTCAG GGCTCGTATGTGAGTTCCAAACAAAAGACGGATTCGCTGAAGGCGGAGATAGTCGATTACGCTCGACAGAAGTGGCCCATCTTCTTCTCCAGGTTCTTTGAGGTTGCCAAACTTTCAG GCCCTCCACTGCCAAAGAGCAAGTTTATTGTGGCCATAAACTGGACAGGAATCACATTCCTGGATGAGCGAGAGAAGAGGCTGGCAGAACTCTCCTTCCCAGAAGTAATGGCTGTCAACGCTGTGAG GAATGTTAAAAAATCTGGCCAGGCCGTGTCTCTGATGACGCTGAAAGGAGACTTCACCCTGAGCGGCCCCTCAGCGGCGGACATGGCCGAGCTGATTACCATGTTTGTCAGTGGGCTGACGGAGCGTTCGCAGTACGCCGTGGCCCTGAAAGAAGTCGAGAAGCAAG AAGACGCCACGTTCCTCAGCTTCAAGAAAGGAGAGCTCATCATGCTCATTAAAGACAATGATTTCTCTCAGGACCACGGCTGGGTTAAGGGCCAAAACGATCGCACGAAACAAACCGGGGCCGTCCCCATCGATGCCATCACAATCCTGCCAACGCTCAGCAAACCCACCAACGAGGTCATG aaCCTCATCAACCTCTCACCAAACCAGAGGAAGGACATCATACAGGCCACCATGAAAGAAACAGGCACAGTGGGGAGAATTGCTCCTTATTCACTGAAAGATTTCTCTGTCGAGTATTTCAG GCAGCCCATTAAGGATGTGAACCGTCAGGTGATCGCTAGGAATGCTGCACCCGAAAGGTTGTGGGTCCACTCCAGAGAGCCAATAAGACAGCCACTACTCAAGAAGCTTGGAGGCCACCCAGAGTTCACCCACAAAGCGTGTCTAGCTTTCACTG CAATCCTGAAGTACATGGGTGATTACCCCACCAAGCAGCAGCAGAATCCCCTCGAACTCACTGACCAAATCTTCAGCCCCGCCACTAAACACGATGCTCTGAGGGATGAGATTTACTGCCAGATCATGAAGCAGATGACCAACAATAACAACCG GTTAAGCATGGAGCATGGCTGGCAGCTGATGTGGCTAAGCTGCGGCCTGTTTCCTCCCAGTCAGCCTCTTCTGAAACATGCTCAGCGATTTCTGGAGTCGCGACGCAGAGAGCCACTTGCCTCTGACTGTTTGCAGCGCATGCAGAGCTCTCTGAG GATGGAGCCCAGGAAGCTCCCACCTCACCATGTGGAGTTAGATGCCATCCAACAAAACAGCACCCAGATCCGCCACAAAATCCACTTCCCTAATGACACAGATGAG ATATTTGAAGTGGCCACCAACACCAGGATCAAGGATCTGATTCTGAACATTTCCAGGAAGCTCGAACTGTCTTCAGCAGATGGCTTCAGCATTTTTGtcaaaacaaatgacaag tTTCTCAGTTTGAATGAGACAGACTACTTCTTTGACAGTCTGAGGCAAATCACTGACTGGTCCAAGAGTGTGAAAAGGATTGATG GTGGGCTGGTCAACTATACTGTGTTCTTCATGAGGAAGTTGTGGTTTAACGTGATCCCTGGCAGAGACACAAAAGCAGATCTTATCTTCCATTTCCCTCAG GAGTTACCCAAATACCTAAGAGGCTATCATGTGTGCACCAAAGAGGAAATGCTCAAAATTGCGGCTCTGCTCTTCTGCATAAAGGTCAACAATGATAAGAACCAGTTAGTCATGATTCCCAAGTTGCTGAAGGAGCTGGTGCCCACTGACCAGCTGAAGGCTATGTCTGAAAATGAGTGGAAGAAG